In Passer domesticus isolate bPasDom1 chromosome 1, bPasDom1.hap1, whole genome shotgun sequence, one DNA window encodes the following:
- the PLAG1 gene encoding zinc finger protein PLAG1 isoform X1, whose product MATVIPGDLSEVRDTQKVPSGKRKRGETKPRKNFPCQLCDKAFNSVEKLKVHSYSHTGERPYKCTQQDCTKAFVSKYKLLRHMATHSPEKTHKCNYCEKMFHRKDHLKNHLHTHNPNKEAFKCEECGKNYNTKLGFKRHLALHAATSGDLTCKVCLQTFESTGVLLEHLKTHAGKSSGGVKEKKHQCEHCDRRFYTRKDVRRHMVVHTGRKDFLCQYCAQRFGRKDHLTRHMKKSHNQELLKVKTEPMDLLDPFTCNVSVPIKDELLPVMSLPSSELTSKPFTNTLQLNLYNTQIQSMQSSASAHQMVATSLPLGMPCPIDMESVHPSHQLSLKYPLGTTSYSISMPEKEQPLKGEIESYLMELQSGMPSSSQDSQASSSKLGLDPQVGPLDDGSGEVSLSKGSVPISEPLNAPSLDFSQLFNFIPVNGPPYNPSVSVGNLGMSYTQEEAHSSMTQLPPQTQDPQDPSNSIGLGSLHSLSAAFTSSLSTTTTLPRFHQAFQ is encoded by the exons ATGGCCACTGTCATTCCTGGTGATTTGTCAGAAGTAAGAGATACCCAGAAAGTCCCTTCAGGGAAACGTAAGCGTGGTGAAACCAAACCAAGAAAAAACTTTCCTTGCCAACTGTGTGACAAGGCCTTTAACAGTGTTGAGAAATTAAAGGTTCACTCATACTCTCACACAGGagagaggccctacaagtgcACACAACAAGACTGCACCAAGGCCTTTGTTTCTAAGTACAAATTACTAAG GCATATGGCTACTCATTCTCCTGAGAAAACCCACAAGTGTAATTATTGTGAGAAAATGTTTCACCGAAAAGATCACCTAAAGAATCACCTACATACACACAATCCCAACAAAGAGGCCTTTAAGTGTGAAGAATGTGGAAAGAACTACAATACCAAGCTTGGGTTCAAACGTCACCTGGCTTTGCATGCTGCAACAAGTGGTGACCTCACCTGTAAGGTATGTTTGCAGACTTTTGAAAGCACAggagtgctgctggagcacctAAAAACTCATGCAGGCAAGTCATCGGGTGGAGTGAAGGAGAAAAAGCACCAGTGTGAACACTGTGATCGTCGGTTCTACACCCGAAAGGATGTCCGCAGACACATGGTAGTGCACACTGGAAGAAAGGACTTCCTCTGTCAGTACtgtgcacagagatttgggcGGAAGGATCACCTCACGCGCCACATGAAGAAAAGTCACAACCAAGAACTTCTGAAGGTCAAAACAGAGCCAATGGACCTTCTAGATCCCTTTACCTGCAATGTTTCTGTGCCTATTAAGGATGAGCTGCTTCCAGTGATGTCTTTACCTTCCAGTGAACTGACATCAAAGCCATTTACAAACACTTTGCAATTAAATCTCTACAACACTCAGATTCAGTCCATGCAGAGTTCTGCATCTGCACACCAAATGGTTGCCACATCGTTACCATTGGGAATGCCTTGTCCAATAGATATGGAGTCTGTCCACCCTTCTCACCAGCTATCGTTGAAATACCCGCTCGGTACTACCTCATACTCAATTTCTATGCCTGAAAAAGAACAGCCATTGAAAGGGGAAATTGAAAGTTACTTAATGGAGTTGCAAAGTGGTATGCCTTCTTCATCCCAGGATTCTCAAGCGTCTTCATCAAAACTAGGGCTGGATCCACAAGTAGGGCCACTAGATGATGGGTCTGGGGAAGTTTCCCTTTCCAAGGGCTCCGTTCCTATTAGTGAACCTCTAAATGCCCCATCATTGGACTTTTCTCAGCTGTTCAACTTCATACCTGTAAATGGCCCTCCCTATAATCCTTCTGTTTCAGTGGGAAACCTCGGGATGAGTTATACGCAAGAGGAGGCACATTCTTCTATGACTCAGCTCCCACCACAAACCCAGGATCCACAAGATCCCAGCAATAGTATAGGTCTTGGGTCTCTGCACTCATTGTCAGCAGCTTTCACAAGCAGTCTAAGCACAACCACCACCCTACCACGATTTCATCAAGCTTTCCAATAG
- the PLAG1 gene encoding zinc finger protein PLAG1 isoform X2 — translation MATVIPGDLSEVRDTQKVPSGKRERPYKCTQQDCTKAFVSKYKLLRHMATHSPEKTHKCNYCEKMFHRKDHLKNHLHTHNPNKEAFKCEECGKNYNTKLGFKRHLALHAATSGDLTCKVCLQTFESTGVLLEHLKTHAGKSSGGVKEKKHQCEHCDRRFYTRKDVRRHMVVHTGRKDFLCQYCAQRFGRKDHLTRHMKKSHNQELLKVKTEPMDLLDPFTCNVSVPIKDELLPVMSLPSSELTSKPFTNTLQLNLYNTQIQSMQSSASAHQMVATSLPLGMPCPIDMESVHPSHQLSLKYPLGTTSYSISMPEKEQPLKGEIESYLMELQSGMPSSSQDSQASSSKLGLDPQVGPLDDGSGEVSLSKGSVPISEPLNAPSLDFSQLFNFIPVNGPPYNPSVSVGNLGMSYTQEEAHSSMTQLPPQTQDPQDPSNSIGLGSLHSLSAAFTSSLSTTTTLPRFHQAFQ, via the exons ATGGCCACTGTCATTCCTGGTGATTTGTCAGAAGTAAGAGATACCCAGAAAGTCCCTTCAGGGAAAC GagagaggccctacaagtgcACACAACAAGACTGCACCAAGGCCTTTGTTTCTAAGTACAAATTACTAAG GCATATGGCTACTCATTCTCCTGAGAAAACCCACAAGTGTAATTATTGTGAGAAAATGTTTCACCGAAAAGATCACCTAAAGAATCACCTACATACACACAATCCCAACAAAGAGGCCTTTAAGTGTGAAGAATGTGGAAAGAACTACAATACCAAGCTTGGGTTCAAACGTCACCTGGCTTTGCATGCTGCAACAAGTGGTGACCTCACCTGTAAGGTATGTTTGCAGACTTTTGAAAGCACAggagtgctgctggagcacctAAAAACTCATGCAGGCAAGTCATCGGGTGGAGTGAAGGAGAAAAAGCACCAGTGTGAACACTGTGATCGTCGGTTCTACACCCGAAAGGATGTCCGCAGACACATGGTAGTGCACACTGGAAGAAAGGACTTCCTCTGTCAGTACtgtgcacagagatttgggcGGAAGGATCACCTCACGCGCCACATGAAGAAAAGTCACAACCAAGAACTTCTGAAGGTCAAAACAGAGCCAATGGACCTTCTAGATCCCTTTACCTGCAATGTTTCTGTGCCTATTAAGGATGAGCTGCTTCCAGTGATGTCTTTACCTTCCAGTGAACTGACATCAAAGCCATTTACAAACACTTTGCAATTAAATCTCTACAACACTCAGATTCAGTCCATGCAGAGTTCTGCATCTGCACACCAAATGGTTGCCACATCGTTACCATTGGGAATGCCTTGTCCAATAGATATGGAGTCTGTCCACCCTTCTCACCAGCTATCGTTGAAATACCCGCTCGGTACTACCTCATACTCAATTTCTATGCCTGAAAAAGAACAGCCATTGAAAGGGGAAATTGAAAGTTACTTAATGGAGTTGCAAAGTGGTATGCCTTCTTCATCCCAGGATTCTCAAGCGTCTTCATCAAAACTAGGGCTGGATCCACAAGTAGGGCCACTAGATGATGGGTCTGGGGAAGTTTCCCTTTCCAAGGGCTCCGTTCCTATTAGTGAACCTCTAAATGCCCCATCATTGGACTTTTCTCAGCTGTTCAACTTCATACCTGTAAATGGCCCTCCCTATAATCCTTCTGTTTCAGTGGGAAACCTCGGGATGAGTTATACGCAAGAGGAGGCACATTCTTCTATGACTCAGCTCCCACCACAAACCCAGGATCCACAAGATCCCAGCAATAGTATAGGTCTTGGGTCTCTGCACTCATTGTCAGCAGCTTTCACAAGCAGTCTAAGCACAACCACCACCCTACCACGATTTCATCAAGCTTTCCAATAG
- the PLAG1 gene encoding zinc finger protein PLAG1 isoform X3 translates to MATHSPEKTHKCNYCEKMFHRKDHLKNHLHTHNPNKEAFKCEECGKNYNTKLGFKRHLALHAATSGDLTCKVCLQTFESTGVLLEHLKTHAGKSSGGVKEKKHQCEHCDRRFYTRKDVRRHMVVHTGRKDFLCQYCAQRFGRKDHLTRHMKKSHNQELLKVKTEPMDLLDPFTCNVSVPIKDELLPVMSLPSSELTSKPFTNTLQLNLYNTQIQSMQSSASAHQMVATSLPLGMPCPIDMESVHPSHQLSLKYPLGTTSYSISMPEKEQPLKGEIESYLMELQSGMPSSSQDSQASSSKLGLDPQVGPLDDGSGEVSLSKGSVPISEPLNAPSLDFSQLFNFIPVNGPPYNPSVSVGNLGMSYTQEEAHSSMTQLPPQTQDPQDPSNSIGLGSLHSLSAAFTSSLSTTTTLPRFHQAFQ, encoded by the coding sequence ATGGCTACTCATTCTCCTGAGAAAACCCACAAGTGTAATTATTGTGAGAAAATGTTTCACCGAAAAGATCACCTAAAGAATCACCTACATACACACAATCCCAACAAAGAGGCCTTTAAGTGTGAAGAATGTGGAAAGAACTACAATACCAAGCTTGGGTTCAAACGTCACCTGGCTTTGCATGCTGCAACAAGTGGTGACCTCACCTGTAAGGTATGTTTGCAGACTTTTGAAAGCACAggagtgctgctggagcacctAAAAACTCATGCAGGCAAGTCATCGGGTGGAGTGAAGGAGAAAAAGCACCAGTGTGAACACTGTGATCGTCGGTTCTACACCCGAAAGGATGTCCGCAGACACATGGTAGTGCACACTGGAAGAAAGGACTTCCTCTGTCAGTACtgtgcacagagatttgggcGGAAGGATCACCTCACGCGCCACATGAAGAAAAGTCACAACCAAGAACTTCTGAAGGTCAAAACAGAGCCAATGGACCTTCTAGATCCCTTTACCTGCAATGTTTCTGTGCCTATTAAGGATGAGCTGCTTCCAGTGATGTCTTTACCTTCCAGTGAACTGACATCAAAGCCATTTACAAACACTTTGCAATTAAATCTCTACAACACTCAGATTCAGTCCATGCAGAGTTCTGCATCTGCACACCAAATGGTTGCCACATCGTTACCATTGGGAATGCCTTGTCCAATAGATATGGAGTCTGTCCACCCTTCTCACCAGCTATCGTTGAAATACCCGCTCGGTACTACCTCATACTCAATTTCTATGCCTGAAAAAGAACAGCCATTGAAAGGGGAAATTGAAAGTTACTTAATGGAGTTGCAAAGTGGTATGCCTTCTTCATCCCAGGATTCTCAAGCGTCTTCATCAAAACTAGGGCTGGATCCACAAGTAGGGCCACTAGATGATGGGTCTGGGGAAGTTTCCCTTTCCAAGGGCTCCGTTCCTATTAGTGAACCTCTAAATGCCCCATCATTGGACTTTTCTCAGCTGTTCAACTTCATACCTGTAAATGGCCCTCCCTATAATCCTTCTGTTTCAGTGGGAAACCTCGGGATGAGTTATACGCAAGAGGAGGCACATTCTTCTATGACTCAGCTCCCACCACAAACCCAGGATCCACAAGATCCCAGCAATAGTATAGGTCTTGGGTCTCTGCACTCATTGTCAGCAGCTTTCACAAGCAGTCTAAGCACAACCACCACCCTACCACGATTTCATCAAGCTTTCCAATAG